TTTAACGAACaatgatagtttttattttttgaaaaatataaattaaaaatattttgtattttcatacttggataatatttatagattatttgtattttaagaTACGCGACTCAACAAAAGCAGACacttttcaaaaagtaaattcttataaaaaaatattttttaaaatcccatcaagctattttaaaattttttcttgcaaattacttaaaaaaaattttttttataaaagtatttttctaaaaattgttaGATGTTGGTCTAgctcaatgaaattttacttCAAGTGTCACGacttctattttaaatatatacgattatgaaattaattttgtataaatttcatacaaattattttcataaccaATATGCTGCTtgatatacaaattttttcttttctgttTAACCATTAAATAGGCAcatgtcaaaaataattaacttttcttACTGTTGATCTAcagataataatttgattatttatttctaggAAACTATCGCGATTTTACTTGgtattattttccaaaaccAAAGAAGACGGAAAAGTTGAAGAGATCGATATTGTCCCGGCTAATTGGATTTTCTTTGGCAAGAATAACAGTTGTCGTTGTAAATTTATGCCTGGTCCATTTGATCAGTCGAATTACAGCAAGCTTCAAGCGATGGTTAAAAATTGTGCTAAGCCTTCCTCTAAATGGCCTGATTATAATGTTGAAATACGCGGAAGAGCAAGTatgtctaaatatttattactgtgtattattcagaaaatttattattatggtatatttattttacagattCATATGAAGAAGCTGAAGAacgtttgaaaatattaaacaaagaGTTGTATGCTTTTACGACTGAGAACGAAGATTCCGCTAAACTACAGGCCTCGAAAgatcttaaattattaaaaatgaagtcaaataaaaaaaatatcgacaatttacaaaaagaATTGAACACCTTTGAAGTAGAATTTGATGATACAggtaaagttttaaatattaaaataattaaattaataatacagaCAATgaatattctaattttttctgtagagCCCTCAGggagaaaaaattcttcattgcaattaaatgataaaagaaaggggaaaaaaaatgatggatCATTTGACCTGGAtagtgatgataataatgacgTTTTTCGACAATCAACCCAGGATTTATCACACGAAACTAGTGACTCTTCACCTCCAACCAGTCGATCAAAATTGCTGAAGCGGAAAAGAGTGTCACCgcgaaataaattcaacaatAAGAAGTTGAAGTTACATAATTCTGCGAAGAACAGCAGTAACAGTAGTTTTAATAGCAGTCTACACGATGACTCAAATTCGAAGCAATCACTTACAACTAAGTCACCTACGCGAAGTTGTAAAAttgataagtttaaaaattcgataaagAAGACGCCTGTAACTTGTAAaggtaaaatttgaatattataatgaaaaaaaaaaataaaacaaaatcgaGAAAATTAAACTTAACGAATTGTGAAACATATAtcctataacttttttttttacagattcaataaaaaatatggatGTTATTACATTTTTCACGAGCATAAGTAAACAAATTAGCCAATTGAACTCTACTGTTGTTCAAATTACTGCTGAGTTTAATCAACTAGCTAATGACACGAAGGAGATAAAAAACAtcttaaaaaagaaatgttttGGCGACGGTGTTGATGGTGATGATTCTGTTGGCGATGAAATTAATGAACCGAATAATGTTGACGgagaaaatcaaaatactggtaaaaaaataaaaaaatttgattttcccATCGATGATAACGAtacttttattgattttaataaccAACTTGAATCTAGTCCTACTTATCGTAAGCAAGTCGTAAGTGAATCCgatttaattgatataattattattaactttattacatataatttatatcgaGCAATATAATGTTTTTTAGATAAAACGCATGTctcaactaataaataaaaataatcttttaaataagaatatgACGACGTTAATTAAAGTCTACATTTCAAGAAAATTAGCCATTTTATATGTTCCATCTAAATCCGTCCTGACTAAACAGAAAAAaccagtatttaaaaatactaaattttacaaatgCATAGAAggtaaatttctttttgattaattattaatgatgagttgaagaaattttatttttcattattactaatattttatcaaactttATAGAGGTTATGCgacaaaaactgaaaaattctTCGGGAAATGATCTCACTGATAAGGATATTTTGGATGCAATGTCATTAACGATTCGAAATGCTCGAGACTGGGATGGTCATCGTTTACTGAGGCTGAAAAAACTTGAGGAACCTGCAGATAATGAAgttgatcaataaattttattaatatcgtttttatacttaaacaatagtaaatgattttactatattaaaaGATTCTACTGGTTATATATGTACTAAGTAAtctaatgttattattattattattattattattattattattattattattattattatgatattaaaattaataataacagaaaaaaatttagtcctgtcaatttttttatgataattaatttttttattaggatCTACTTTAAAATGCTCTTTATGGAGCCACTTTGGAATATTCCTATTAAGACTGAAATTGGGATGCCTTAATGAGAtctttttgtgattttttttaagaaatacaAGTAGGATTATGTCTTCATGGGACCTTTGTTGGATTTATTCACATGGACACAAGAAAGATTACCTTAATGGGATCTTCTTTTAATTTCCCTATAGGGGCTCAAGAAAGATTACCTTAATGGGACCTTTTTTGGATTTCCCTATTGGGGCACAAGTGGTATTGCTTTAATGGGACCTTTTTTGGATTTCCCCATTGGGGCACAAGTGGCAATGCCTTAATGGGACCTTTTTTGGATTTCCCCATTGGGGCACAAGTGGTAATGCCTTAATGGGACCTTTTTTGGATTTCCCCATTGGGGCACAAGTGGGATTGCCCAATCAGGGCCAGAAAGGTCTTTGCGTGACATCCCTATGTGTGGACCCTATAGGGCAACCCACAGAGGACCCAATAGGTCtcacataaaaatttctagtcgggtTACTAATTGTCttagctaaaaataaaaataaagtgatcTCGAGCTCAGATTTATTATACGTTTTAGCTTGTATTTCAGCCCGAATCAGGGGGAAATTTCAGGGCTGCTTCGCAAAGTCAACTGTTTTTTTACAccaagtaataataaaatttgacatttaaaaaattaaatattcatcttCTGCCGCAACACCGCTGCAACACAGCCATTTAGAGAACAAAACTAGGCTAGTCAACATGTGTCTTTTTGGTTAAAGTTTTTTCTTCGCCTCGGAAAATTATGAtcgaggtgtcattcgatTCGTCATCGcatctagaaaatttttgaaaaatctggAGTGGCGCttgcaaaaatttcaaaagtcaTAAACAATTTAGTAAACAAAAGGAGGTttggttttttgcaaatatctcaaaaagtattgaaaattttgaaaatttgaaaaaatattcaaaaagaggaagaaatttcctaaaaaaaagtcttactTCCCCGGACTCTAggacaaatatttatagtttttttaggGGGTTGAAAACACGGCCGAAAAAGGGGACCCACGGTTGCGTACGCTCCGCCCATTTCAGacctttaataaaaatagtatttaaatttattaaatatgaaaattaagaaataaaaaaattcaggcaCCTGCAGGAtagatcaataaataaaaatccggtgatcaaaaatttttttcgcgatttttcaaatagttatccattagttaattaacaattttttgtcgCACGAACATAAACATTGAAAGTGCGATAATTGTTAAACTATAaatctggaattttttttcttttcatggAGCTATTTTACAAAGACTTTAGAACAGGTTCCCGTTggacaaattaaaaaactgttaaatttcactttgttattaacaatttacttAAGTGCAAAATTATCAAGCTCGATTAaacattggaaaaaatattttttttgtaatattgcTATTGGGCTGTTTCCTTATAATCATAAGCtacataaaaatgatttttaataattttcatctcatattggttcaaaaattgttataaacaaatgcgtTGTTTATaagataatcaaaaaattttttttcataacataATCTTTGATAGAAattatgatttgaaaaaataaaaatcgtttcttaaaaaaatttttttattacttaaaaacgcatttgttaattaactattttttttaaccacttgttatgaaaattaagggaccattttttttttttacataattcattttattcttcgatatctaaaaaaaaaattttatttttattcaaattttaattgtttatacaataaacaatttcttataaacaattaaatattttatttgtattttttcttttattctaaaaaatacaacaaaaataGTCCAGTAtcagttttttgaaaaaaaataatttttcgattttttatttaattttaagttatctCATATATTCAAACTTACCTTTCGCGCCtgcttttctttatttattactagaTGTGAACACCCACTTCGCtgggtttttttttggtagtgtACTTATTAATGTATGTAATTTTCTGGACTgttctaaaaatttcgaaaacgaGTTGATAAgttctaaaatatttgaatgtcgaatatcacttaaaattaattttttatctttttaatcTTATCtctagaatatttttatattatagaatGATGTCGCTTTAACTC
Above is a window of Microplitis demolitor isolate Queensland-Clemson2020A chromosome 1, iyMicDemo2.1a, whole genome shotgun sequence DNA encoding:
- the LOC106694284 gene encoding leucine-rich repeat and coiled-coil domain-containing protein PF3D7_0703800-like, yielding MTEDKKLSRFYLVLFSKTKEDGKVEEIDIVPANWIFFGKNNSCRCKFMPGPFDQSNYSKLQAMVKNCAKPSSKWPDYNVEIRGRANSYEEAEERLKILNKELYAFTTENEDSAKLQASKDLKLLKMKSNKKNIDNLQKELNTFEVEFDDTEPSGRKNSSLQLNDKRKGKKNDGSFDLDSDDNNDVFRQSTQDLSHETSDSSPPTSRSKLLKRKRVSPRNKFNNKKLKLHNSAKNSSNSSFNSSLHDDSNSKQSLTTKSPTRSCKIDKFKNSIKKTPVTCKDSIKNMDVITFFTSISKQISQLNSTVVQITAEFNQLANDTKEIKNILKKKCFGDGVDGDDSVGDEINEPNNVDGENQNTGKKIKKFDFPIDDNDTFIDFNNQLESSPTYRKQVIKRMSQLINKNNLLNKNMTTLIKVYISRKLAILYVPSKSVLTKQKKPVFKNTKFYKCIEEVMRQKLKNSSGNDLTDKDILDAMSLTIRNARDWDGHRLLRLKKLEEPADNEVDQ